A stretch of the Nothobranchius furzeri strain GRZ-AD chromosome 5, NfurGRZ-RIMD1, whole genome shotgun sequence genome encodes the following:
- the LOC107379318 gene encoding free fatty acid receptor 2 encodes MQECHTGLCLSVYIITFVLGFPTNILAFYTFLKKVRQRPTPIDILLLNLTISDLLFLLFLPFKMQEAMDDMKWNMPYALCPLSGFVFYMTIYNSTFFLTAVSVERYLGVAFPIKHSLKRKPVYAVAASIFFWIFSFLHLSIVFIVPFIRQENLPNTTDSVGEVKRDVCYENFTKAQLEVLLPVRLELCLVLFCIPFLISSFCYINFIRILSKLQHIDRRRRLRAIGMALGTLVVFALCFGPYNVSHIVGFITKRSPDWRDKALLCSTFNTCLDPFIFYFSSSAVRGTVGSLMEGVKSRLGRCLSCHMFQAYRGGINKTPRDKEHKQAQINTI; translated from the coding sequence ATGCAGGAGTGTCATACTGGCTTGTGCCTCTCTGTCTACATCATCACCTTCGTGTTGGGCTTCCCGACAAACATCCTGGCCTTCTACACCTTTTTGAAGAAAGTGAGGCAGAGACCCACGCCGATTGACATCCTTCTCCTCAACCTGACCATATCtgacctcctcttcctcctgtttTTGCCCTTCAAGATGCAGGAGGCCATGGACGACATGAAGTGGAATATGCCTTATGCTCTCTGCCCGCTGTCTGGCTTTGTCTTCTACATGACCATCTACAACAGCACCTTCTTCCTCACTGCTGTCAGCGTGGAGCGCTACTTGGGGGTAGCTTTTCCCATcaaacacagcctgaagcgcaagcCGGTGTACGCTGTTGCTGCTAGCATCTTCTTCTggattttctccttccttcatttAAGCATCGTCTTCATAGTTCCGTTTATTAGACAAGAAAACCTCCCAAATACCACCGACTCTGTTGGCGAAGTGAAAAGGGACGTGTGTTATGAAAACTTCACCAAAGCTCAGCTGGAGGTTCTACTCCCGGTGCGTCTGGAGCTCTGTTTGGTTCTCTTTTGCATCCCTTTCCTCATTTCCAGCTTCTGCTATATCAACTTCATCCGGATTCTGTCAAAGCTGCAGCACATCGACCGGCGCCGGCGCCTCCGAGCCATCGGCATGGCTCTGGGAACGCTGGTGGTTTTTGCTTTATGCTTTGGCCCCTATAACGTCTCACACATCGTGGGATTCATCACAAAACGGAGTCCCGACTGGAGAGACAAAGCTCTGTTGTGCAGCACCTTCAACACCTGTCTGGAcccttttattttctacttttccTCCTCCGCGGTGAGAGGAACCGTCGGGAGTTTGATGGAAGGGGTTAAAAGCCGCCTCGGCAGGTGCCTGTCCTGTCACATGTTCCAGGCTTACAGGGGGGGAATTAACAAGACTCCAAGAGATAAGGAACACAAACAAGCGCAGATCAATACTATCTGA